In the Bacillus alveayuensis genome, GCGCCTCGAACAGCCACGAAGTGCGCTGGAGAGCCTGCGAGGAGGACGAAAGCCGCCGCAGCAGGACCGAAGCGACACAAGGGGCTAGGCGCTGGAGCTGGACAAAAGCGGAAGCGTATTTCAGTGAATGACGCGTTATCTAGTTTTGAGAGAATAAAACATTAAAATTTAAAAAATTCCCTTGAAATTTAATATAGAATTAGTATAATAAAATTTGTCACTGTTAATAACACTGTCTGGTGGCGATAGCGAAGAGGACACACCCGTTCCCATACCGAACACGGAAGTTAAGCTCTTCAGCGCCGATGGTAGTTGGGATTTCCCCTGCGAGAGTAGGACGCTGCCAGGCATTAACATTTAATTTTTTTAGAATGCACCATCTTTCCGCAGTAGCTCAGTGGTAGAGCACGTACGAATACGCTTCGAAGTAACGGCTTCAGCGCACAAGTCGAGCCG is a window encoding:
- a CDS encoding hypothetical protein (product_source=Hypo-rule applied) produces the protein APRTATKCAGEPARRTKAAAAGPKRHKGLGAGAGQKRKRISVNDALSSFERIKH